A genomic region of Megalobrama amblycephala isolate DHTTF-2021 linkage group LG6, ASM1881202v1, whole genome shotgun sequence contains the following coding sequences:
- the LOC125270303 gene encoding E3 ubiquitin-protein ligase TRIM39-like — translation MAQESPQNVVQTKPKKVENGCLLCGRDFYPSKCNKHRLYHGHKSENKADHTVVLEELVGKLQDTTLAICGICRTLLLRYDRVSKDAERIKCLIKDTWKKMREKRCAESTPSLEVKRRRELMDTEAHDDGDEDNSNTASTSLHSADTNAAKEKLKTALKPLQAKLRIFQEFQKTSLQTAEHIKFQAQYTEKLIKDEFVKLRQSLCNEEAARKKALKEEEEQKSQMMRKKIEKISREISSLSATITAIEEEMKAEDALFLQNYEATMKRVSQCRPPDPENISGVLINVSKHLSNLKFTVLQKMQKTVEYTPVTFDPNTAHCNLILSDDLTSVRYSDEEQTLPDNPERFDMFACVLGSEGFDSGSHCWDVEVGDSTGWFLGVMNESAQRRNKIFSRSGIWLVGHFCGEYKAHIPPQSPTLLPVKEKLQRIRVHLDWDSGKLSFSDPLTDTHIHSFTHTFTERLFPFFGVGCNISPLQILPVKMTLIQSN, via the exons ATGGCTCAGGAGTCTCCGCAAAATGTTGTACAGACCAAACCAAAGAAAGTGGAAAATGGCTGTTTGCTTTGTGGTAGGGACTTCTATCCATCCAAATGTAATAAGCACCGACTGTATCACGGACACAAGTCTGAAAACAAAGCGGATCATACGGTTGTGTTGGAGGAATTAGTTGGCAAACTTCAGGACACGACTCTGGCCATCTGCGGCATCTGCAGAACTCTGTTATTGAGGTACGATCGCGTGTCCAAAGACGCAGAGAGAATAAAATGTCTTATTAAAGATACGTGGAAGAAGATGAGAGAGAAACGATGTGCGGAGTCAACGCCTTCACTGGAGGTGAAGAGACGACGAGAACTGATGGACACAGAAGCacatgatgatggtgatgaggACAACAGCAACACTGCCTCCACCTCACTACATTCCGCTGACACCAATGCAGCAAAG GAGAAACTTAAAACGGCATTAAAACCACTGCAGGCAAAGCTGAGAATATTTCAGGAGTTTCAAAAGACTTCACTTCAAACTGCAGAACATATTAAG TTTCAGGCTCAATACACAGAGAAATTGATCAAGGACGAGTTTGTGAAACTTCGCCAAAGTTTATGTAATGAAGAGGCGGCCAGGAAAAAAGCACTGAAGGAGGAAGAAGAGCAAAAGAGTCAGATGATGAGGAAGAAGATTGAGAAGATTAGCAGAGAGATTTCTTCTCTTTCTGCCACAATCACAGCTATAGAGGAGGAGATGAAAGCTGAAGATGCTTTATTCCTACAA AACTACGAGGCCACTATGAAAAG AGTTTCCCAGTGTAGACCGCCGGATCCAGAGAACATTTCCGGAGTTCTGATCAATGTGTCGAAACACCTGAGCAACCTGAAGTTTACTGTGTTACAGAagatgcagaaaactgttgaATACA CTCCTGTGACCTTTGACCCCAACACTGCTCACTGTAACCTCATCCTGTCTGATGATCTGACCAGTGTGAGATACAGCGACGAGGAACAGACACTTCCTGATAATCCAGAGAGGTTCGACATGTTTGCGTGTGTTCTTGGCTCAGAGGGCTTTGACTCCGGGTCTCACTGCTGGGATGTTGAGGTCGGAGACAGTACAGGCTGGTTCCTCGGAGTGATGAATGAATCCGCTCAGAGGAGGAATAAAATATTCTCAAGGAGTGGAATCTGGCTGGTGGGGCATTTCTGTGGTGAATATAAAGCACATATACCACCTCAATCACCAACTCTCCTCCCGGTGAAAGAGAAACTGCAGAGGATCAGAGTTCATCTGGACTGGGACAGTGGAAAGCTGTCGTTCTCTGACCCTCTTAccgacacacacatacactctttcacacacacatttactgaaAGATTATTTCCATTTTTCGGTGTTGGCTGTAATATTTCTCCTCTACAGATCTTACCTGTAAAAATGACTCTAATACAGTCTAATTAG
- the LOC125270302 gene encoding E3 ubiquitin-protein ligase TRIM39-like isoform X1, producing MTVRQRRSRLHHFGCRNRSSDSKKVSFFRIPRVRTHEGEETRVLCERRRATWIARINKKKISDSCRVCSDHFIQGRPSYHHDETNPDWAPSVKLGVEDTRSQSKLSRYQKTKKRRHIREDEKLVAETLLEVATQDTEEPCVKKEECEVKARATCDPVTNKSSNSECQRLHSDPWATKLNTACDASTISASLISTDSTEAEEKLKTELKSLREKLRIFQEFKQTLHQTAEHIKIQAKCTEKQIKEKFVKLYQFLSNEEAARIKALKEEEEQKSQIMRKKIEKISREISSLSATITAIEEEMKAEDALFLQNYEATMKRVSQCRPLDPENISGVLINVSKHLSNLKFTVLQKMQKTVEYTPVTFDPNTAHCNLILSDDLTSVRYSDEEQTLHDNPERFDMFACVLGSEGFDSGSHCWDVEVGDSTGWFLGVMNESAQRRNKIFSRSGIWLVGHFCGEYKAHVPPQSPTLLPVKEKLQRIRVHLDWDSGKLSFSDPLTDTHIHSFTHTFTERLFPFFGVGCNISPLLILPVKMTLIQSN from the exons ATGACTGTCAGGCAACGGCGTTCGCGCCTGCACCATTTTG GTTGCCGTAACCGCTCGTCAGATAGCAAAAAAGTGAGTTTTTTTAGAATACCGCGGGTGAGGACACATGAAGGAGAGGAAACTAGAGTACTTTGTGAAAGAAGACGGGCTACCTGGATAGCCAGAATAAACAAGAAAAAGATCTCAGACAGCTGCAGAGTGTGTTCGGATCACTTCATCCAAG GTAGACCAAGTTACCATCACGATGAAACAAATCCTGACTGGGCACCGTCAGTAAAGTTGGGAGTTGAAGACACTCGCAGCCAATCAAAGTTGAGCAGGTATCAGAAAACCAAAAAAAGACGACATATTAGAGAAGATGAGAAACTTGTAGCAGAGACCCTCCTTGAAGTAGCTACACAAGACACCGAAGAGCCTTGTGTTAAAAAAGAGGAGTGTGAGGTGAAGGCAAGAGCTACATGTGATCCAGTGACCAATAAGAGCTCGAACAGTGAATGCCAGAGGCTGCACAGTGACCCGTGGGCAACAAAGCTGAACACAGCATGTGATGCCAGCACTATATCTGCATCACTGATATCCACAGACAGCACTGAAGCTGAG GAGAAGCTCAAAACTGAACTAAAATCCTTACGGGAGAAGTTGAGAATCTTTCAGGAATTTAAACAGACTTTGCATCAAACTGCAGAACATATTAAG ATCCAGGCTAAATGCACTGAGAAGCAGATTAAGGAGAAATTTGTGAAACTTTATCAGTTTTTATCTAATGAAGAGGCGGCCAGGATAAAAGCACTGAAGGAGGAAGAAGAGCAAAAGAGTCAAATAATGAGGAAGAAGATTGAGAAGATTAGCAGAGAGATTTCTTCTCTTTCTGCCACAATCACAGCTATAGAGGAGGAGATGAAAGCTGAAGATGCTTTATTCCTACAA AACTACGAGGCCACTATGAAAAG AGTTTCCCAGTGTAGACCGCTGGATCCAGAGAACATTTCCGGAGTGCTGATCAATGTTTCGAAACACCTGAGCAACCTGAAGTTTACTGTGTTACAGAagatgcagaaaactgttgaATACA CTCCTGTGACCTTTGACCCCAACACTGCTCACTGTAACCTCATCCTGTCTGATGATCTGACCAGTGTGAGATACAGCGACGAGGAACAGACACTTCATGATAATCCAGAGAGATTCGACATGTTTGCGTGTGTTCTTGGCTCAGAGGGCTTTGACTCCGGGTCTCACTGCTGGGATGTTGAGGTCGGAGACAGTACAGGCTGGTTCCTCGGAGTGATGAATGAATCCGCTCAGAGGAGGAATAAAATATTCTCAAGGAGTGGAATCTGGCTGGTGGGGCATTTCTGTGGTGAATATAAAGCACATGTACCACCTCAATCACCAACTCTCCTCCCGGTGAAAGAGAAACTGCAGAGGATCAGAGTTCATTTGGACTGGGACAGTGGAAAGCTGTCGTTCTCTGACCCTCTTAccgacacacacatacactctttcacacacacatttactgaaAGATTATTTCCATTTTTCGGTGTTGGCTGTAATATTTCTCCTCTGCTCATCTTACCTGTAAAAATGACTCTAATACAGTCCAATTAG
- the LOC125270302 gene encoding E3 ubiquitin-protein ligase TRIM39-like isoform X2, translating into MTVRQRRSRLHHFGCRNRSSDSKKVSFFRIPRVRTHEGEETRVLCERRRATWIARINKKKISDSCRVCSDHFIQGRPSYHHDETNPDWAPSVKLGVEDTRSQSKLSRYQKTKKRRHIREDEKLVAETLLEVATQDTEEPCVKKEECEVKARATCDPVTNKSSNSECQRLHSDPWATKLNTACDASTISASLISTDSTEAEIQAKCTEKQIKEKFVKLYQFLSNEEAARIKALKEEEEQKSQIMRKKIEKISREISSLSATITAIEEEMKAEDALFLQNYEATMKRVSQCRPLDPENISGVLINVSKHLSNLKFTVLQKMQKTVEYTPVTFDPNTAHCNLILSDDLTSVRYSDEEQTLHDNPERFDMFACVLGSEGFDSGSHCWDVEVGDSTGWFLGVMNESAQRRNKIFSRSGIWLVGHFCGEYKAHVPPQSPTLLPVKEKLQRIRVHLDWDSGKLSFSDPLTDTHIHSFTHTFTERLFPFFGVGCNISPLLILPVKMTLIQSN; encoded by the exons ATGACTGTCAGGCAACGGCGTTCGCGCCTGCACCATTTTG GTTGCCGTAACCGCTCGTCAGATAGCAAAAAAGTGAGTTTTTTTAGAATACCGCGGGTGAGGACACATGAAGGAGAGGAAACTAGAGTACTTTGTGAAAGAAGACGGGCTACCTGGATAGCCAGAATAAACAAGAAAAAGATCTCAGACAGCTGCAGAGTGTGTTCGGATCACTTCATCCAAG GTAGACCAAGTTACCATCACGATGAAACAAATCCTGACTGGGCACCGTCAGTAAAGTTGGGAGTTGAAGACACTCGCAGCCAATCAAAGTTGAGCAGGTATCAGAAAACCAAAAAAAGACGACATATTAGAGAAGATGAGAAACTTGTAGCAGAGACCCTCCTTGAAGTAGCTACACAAGACACCGAAGAGCCTTGTGTTAAAAAAGAGGAGTGTGAGGTGAAGGCAAGAGCTACATGTGATCCAGTGACCAATAAGAGCTCGAACAGTGAATGCCAGAGGCTGCACAGTGACCCGTGGGCAACAAAGCTGAACACAGCATGTGATGCCAGCACTATATCTGCATCACTGATATCCACAGACAGCACTGAAGCTGAG ATCCAGGCTAAATGCACTGAGAAGCAGATTAAGGAGAAATTTGTGAAACTTTATCAGTTTTTATCTAATGAAGAGGCGGCCAGGATAAAAGCACTGAAGGAGGAAGAAGAGCAAAAGAGTCAAATAATGAGGAAGAAGATTGAGAAGATTAGCAGAGAGATTTCTTCTCTTTCTGCCACAATCACAGCTATAGAGGAGGAGATGAAAGCTGAAGATGCTTTATTCCTACAA AACTACGAGGCCACTATGAAAAG AGTTTCCCAGTGTAGACCGCTGGATCCAGAGAACATTTCCGGAGTGCTGATCAATGTTTCGAAACACCTGAGCAACCTGAAGTTTACTGTGTTACAGAagatgcagaaaactgttgaATACA CTCCTGTGACCTTTGACCCCAACACTGCTCACTGTAACCTCATCCTGTCTGATGATCTGACCAGTGTGAGATACAGCGACGAGGAACAGACACTTCATGATAATCCAGAGAGATTCGACATGTTTGCGTGTGTTCTTGGCTCAGAGGGCTTTGACTCCGGGTCTCACTGCTGGGATGTTGAGGTCGGAGACAGTACAGGCTGGTTCCTCGGAGTGATGAATGAATCCGCTCAGAGGAGGAATAAAATATTCTCAAGGAGTGGAATCTGGCTGGTGGGGCATTTCTGTGGTGAATATAAAGCACATGTACCACCTCAATCACCAACTCTCCTCCCGGTGAAAGAGAAACTGCAGAGGATCAGAGTTCATTTGGACTGGGACAGTGGAAAGCTGTCGTTCTCTGACCCTCTTAccgacacacacatacactctttcacacacacatttactgaaAGATTATTTCCATTTTTCGGTGTTGGCTGTAATATTTCTCCTCTGCTCATCTTACCTGTAAAAATGACTCTAATACAGTCCAATTAG
- the LOC125270305 gene encoding vespryn-like isoform X1 has translation MLFYLQNYDAAMKRVSQCRPPDPENISGVLINVSKYLSNLKFTVLQKMQKTVEYTPVTFDPNTAHCNLILSDDLTSVRYSDEEQTLPDNPERFDMFACVLGSEGFDSGSHCWDVEVGDSTGWFLGVMNESAQGRNKIFSSSGIWLVGHFCGEYKAHVPPQSPTLLPVKEKLQRIRVHLDWDSGKLSFSDPLTDTHIHSFTHTFTERLFPCFGVD, from the exons ATGCTTTTTTACTTACAG AACTATGATGCAGCTATGAAAAG AGTTTCCCAGTGTAGACCGCCGGAtccagagaacatttctggAGTTCTGATCAATGTGTCAAAATACCTGAGCAACCTGAAGTTTACTGTGTTACAGAagatgcagaaaactgttgaATACA CTCCTGTGACCTTTGACCCCAACACTGCTCACTGTAACCTCATCCTGTCTGATGATCTGACCAGTGTGAGATACAGCGACGAGGAACAGACGCTTCCTGATAATCCAGAGAGGTTCGACATGTTTGCGTGTGTTCTTGGCTCAGAGGGCTTTGACTCCGGGTCTCACTGCTGGGATGTTGAGGTCGGAGACAGTACAGGCTGGTTCCTCGGAGTGATGAATGAATCCGCTCAGGGGAGGAATAAAATATTCTCAAGCAGTGGAATCTGGCTGGTGGGGCATTTCTGTGGTGAATATAAAGCACATGTACCACCTCAATCACCAACTCTCCTCCCGGTGAAAGAGAAACTGCAGAGGATCAGAGTTCATCTGGACTGGGACAGTGGAAAGCTGTCATTCTCTGACCCTCTTAccgacacacacatacactctttcacacacacatttactgaaAGATTATTTCCATGTTTTGGTGTTGATTGA
- the LOC125270305 gene encoding vespryn-like isoform X3: protein MKRVSQCRPPDPENISGVLINVSKYLSNLKFTVLQKMQKTVEYTPVTFDPNTAHCNLILSDDLTSVRYSDEEQTLPDNPERFDMFACVLGSEGFDSGSHCWDVEVGDSTGWFLGVMNESAQGRNKIFSSSGIWLVGHFCGEYKAHVPPQSPTLLPVKEKLQRIRVHLDWDSGKLSFSDPLTDTHIHSFTHTFTERLFPCFGVD from the exons ATGAAAAG AGTTTCCCAGTGTAGACCGCCGGAtccagagaacatttctggAGTTCTGATCAATGTGTCAAAATACCTGAGCAACCTGAAGTTTACTGTGTTACAGAagatgcagaaaactgttgaATACA CTCCTGTGACCTTTGACCCCAACACTGCTCACTGTAACCTCATCCTGTCTGATGATCTGACCAGTGTGAGATACAGCGACGAGGAACAGACGCTTCCTGATAATCCAGAGAGGTTCGACATGTTTGCGTGTGTTCTTGGCTCAGAGGGCTTTGACTCCGGGTCTCACTGCTGGGATGTTGAGGTCGGAGACAGTACAGGCTGGTTCCTCGGAGTGATGAATGAATCCGCTCAGGGGAGGAATAAAATATTCTCAAGCAGTGGAATCTGGCTGGTGGGGCATTTCTGTGGTGAATATAAAGCACATGTACCACCTCAATCACCAACTCTCCTCCCGGTGAAAGAGAAACTGCAGAGGATCAGAGTTCATCTGGACTGGGACAGTGGAAAGCTGTCATTCTCTGACCCTCTTAccgacacacacatacactctttcacacacacatttactgaaAGATTATTTCCATGTTTTGGTGTTGATTGA
- the LOC125270305 gene encoding vespryn-like isoform X2, producing the protein MKYEACFFTYRVSQCRPPDPENISGVLINVSKYLSNLKFTVLQKMQKTVEYTPVTFDPNTAHCNLILSDDLTSVRYSDEEQTLPDNPERFDMFACVLGSEGFDSGSHCWDVEVGDSTGWFLGVMNESAQGRNKIFSSSGIWLVGHFCGEYKAHVPPQSPTLLPVKEKLQRIRVHLDWDSGKLSFSDPLTDTHIHSFTHTFTERLFPCFGVD; encoded by the exons ATGAAGTATGAAGCATGCTTTTTTACTTACAG AGTTTCCCAGTGTAGACCGCCGGAtccagagaacatttctggAGTTCTGATCAATGTGTCAAAATACCTGAGCAACCTGAAGTTTACTGTGTTACAGAagatgcagaaaactgttgaATACA CTCCTGTGACCTTTGACCCCAACACTGCTCACTGTAACCTCATCCTGTCTGATGATCTGACCAGTGTGAGATACAGCGACGAGGAACAGACGCTTCCTGATAATCCAGAGAGGTTCGACATGTTTGCGTGTGTTCTTGGCTCAGAGGGCTTTGACTCCGGGTCTCACTGCTGGGATGTTGAGGTCGGAGACAGTACAGGCTGGTTCCTCGGAGTGATGAATGAATCCGCTCAGGGGAGGAATAAAATATTCTCAAGCAGTGGAATCTGGCTGGTGGGGCATTTCTGTGGTGAATATAAAGCACATGTACCACCTCAATCACCAACTCTCCTCCCGGTGAAAGAGAAACTGCAGAGGATCAGAGTTCATCTGGACTGGGACAGTGGAAAGCTGTCATTCTCTGACCCTCTTAccgacacacacatacactctttcacacacacatttactgaaAGATTATTTCCATGTTTTGGTGTTGATTGA